tatgtctctctagctagctaGTACCACAGGCGTAAGCTTGTACAAAAACCAGTTCTGAGAGGAAGCCAGCCTTGCGTTGATATGGCTATATAAGCTGCTGGGGAATACACAAGGCTGGCAAACACCACGAGAAGTCCATTACCTGCATTTTTTTAATACAGTACTAAATAAAAATGTTGAGTCTCGCTTGGACTCGTCGCGGCGACGCGGAGGTACCACCCACCCCAACCCCAACCTGGGGTGGCTGCTCTCTCCACGGACTCGACATTGAGGTGGTGAGGGAGAAGGACACTGTCCCTGGCGACAACGGCAGCGGTCTAGTTGCAATCCCTTCATATTTCTGGGGTGCCCGGCTGGCAAAGCAGCAAGATGGAGTCTTCCCCTTGTACACGGGCTACTCGGCGGCGAGGGCCTTGGTCGGCAAGGGGACGGGGGCCATGGCAGATCTGAGAAGGCTGTCTCGCGAGGCGGAAGACATGCTGGCGGAGATGTTTGCTAGCATTAGCAGTGATGGCGGAGGCGACGCAGCGCGGCCCAGGGTGGTGCAACTGCGATTGTCGCCGGAGCTGGCGCTGTGGAAAAGCACGCAGCACGCAATCGGCAACGTGTTGCCCACTAAGGGCGCCGGGCTGGTCCAAGCCGCGCCGCAGGTTCTCGCCTTGCTGGGCGCCGCCGACTGGCCTGAGGCGATGACAACAACCAACGCCCTATCTGGTAGCGGCATGGCGAACCTGCTGATTGGCGCCTACGACGTGCGCACCCTCTTCTCCAACTACGTGGTGGACATGGCATTTTACTACGAGCACGGGTACCACAAGGTGTTCCCCTCCTTCAGCCGCCTCCTGCGCGACGGGCTCGCCGACGCCCGCTCGCTACGAACCCCTGGTGGCCGGCAGCGACGCGAGGCCGTCGCCATCGGCGCGTCCTACATCCGAGCCAAGATCGCATTGGAGGCGGCGCACAGGACGCTCCTTAAGGACCGGTCGGGGCAGATGGACCGCCACACCGCCCAGGTCATGTCCCTGTGCGAGAGCAGCATCCTCGGCATGGGGGCTGAGGCCATAGCCCGGGGCTTTGACGTTGGCGCCGTCACGAGCGACCTCGTCTTCAGCTCGCCCGGCACCGATGTCATCGATGTGGGCAGCGACCTGGTAAACTCCGAGGTCATGAACTCGTTCCTCAACGTGGCCGACATCGCCGCCTCAGGCGTGGTGAGCGAGACGGCGCTGCGGGCCATCTACGATGCCTATGCTGCCACTGGAGCTCG
This DNA window, taken from Triticum aestivum cultivar Chinese Spring unplaced genomic scaffold, IWGSC CS RefSeq v2.1 scaffold168758, whole genome shotgun sequence, encodes the following:
- the LOC123177448 gene encoding uncharacterized protein; translation: MLSLAWTRRGDAEVPPTPTPTWGGCSLHGLDIEVVREKDTVPGDNGSGLVAIPSYFWGARLAKQQDGVFPLYTGYSAARALVGKGTGAMADLRRLSREAEDMLAEMFASISSDGGGDAARPRVVQLRLSPELALWKSTQHAIGNVLPTKGAGLVQAAPQVLALLGAADWPEAMTTTNALSGSGMANLLIGAYDVRTLFSNYVVDMAFYYEHGYHKVFPSFSRLLRDGLADARSLRTPGGRQRREAVAIGASYIRAKIALEAAHRTLLKDRSGQMDRHTAQVMSLCESSILGMGAEAIARGFDVGAVTSDLVFSSPGTDVIDVGSDLVNSEVMNSFLNVADIAASGVVSETALRAIYDAYAATGARMYTQRWHEPVARMCITLYTWHLHNDRHMLLRRALLGWPKARKSPAQPQREADFDEVFDTDFHTTGFSRPLDPEYACNGEETCDHVWRFLKVKGDQDHLLAALWSSIVTGPLEYVRMGEVDEQREKHLIESSRLQMVQLFSKGLIDEMVWLVAHASHHAWQVNYLFEAAMFGSILDGGELIGKLDRAE